The genomic segment GCCCAGCATGACGGCGTCGGCGATAAAGGTTTCATCGCCCAGGGTCAGCATGTCCGGAATCACCCCTTGGGCGGTGGAGATCTCCGCATCTCGCCCGACCCTGGCGCCCAGCAGGCGATACCAGAACGGTGCATAGACCGTGGCATAAATGCCGGACAGCACGTTCAGGCTGGCTTCCTGGATGTGGCTGACCAGCCATTTGGCGCAATAGGTGTTGCTGTGCACCGGGTAATGCCCGGGTTTGAGCCGTGGCAGGGCGATCCAGCGCAGGGCGGCGCAGGCCAGTGCAGTGACGACGATCAGCACGGCGCTGGCCGGGAACGCGAGGACAAAATAACGCGCCAGTTGCAGCGCCACGCTATCGCCTTGCAGCCCCGACAGGATCTGCTGGCTGTCGAACCAGTCGAGCAGGAAAAAGGTCGGGAACACCGGGATGAAAAACAGCGTGGCGATCAGCAGGATGCCGAACACGAAGTACAGTTTTTCCGCGAGCAAACGGCGTGCGCTGACCACCGGGCGGGCCGGCTGGTTCTGGATGTCGAAGGTACCGGTGTCGCGGGCCGGCGAGCCTTGCCAGATGTGCCCGGCCGGCACGCTGTGACCGTCGGCCAACGCTGACTGGCCTTCCAGATGAGCGAAGTGGCCGACGCTGGTATTGCCTTCCATGATCACGTAGGAGCCGACGCAGGCGTTGCCTTGCAGGGTGATTTGCCCCAGGTGCAACTGGCCGCGTTCGACGCGGGCGTTTTCGAAGCTGACACCGTTGCCGACGCTGACTCCGTGGCCGATCTCCAGCAGGTCGGGTGCACGCACCACGGCGGCGCCGATGATCACCTCCTGGCCGATTTTAGCCCCGAGCGCACGCAACCAGAGCGGGTACAGCGACGAGCCGCTCAACAGGTAGACCGGCGCCGATTCGACCATGCGATCAGCCGCCCACCAACGGAAGTAGGTCAGGCCCCACAGTGGGTAGACGCCGGGTTTCAGGCGTCCGGCGATCAGCCATTTGCCCGCCAGCGCGATGGCGAACTGCAGCACCGTGGCCAGCAGGAATACGGCGATGGAGGCGACGGTTGCCACTGGGACCGAGTCGCCGGGTGCGCCGGTGAGGTAGTGATAGGTGAAGAATGGCGCCAGCCATTGGGTCATGCGCAGGCCGACCATCACCGGCAAGGCAACAGCCTGTGCCAGGCCGCAGCGCCAGCGACGCCAGGCCGATGGCGGGGTCCATTGCACCGGGGCCTCAGCCGCTTCTGGCGTTTGTGCAAGCACGACGGCGATGGCGCCAATGCGCCGTTGTTGATAGATGTCACGCACAGTGATGTGGGTGAACCGCGGGTCGGCGCGCAACGCCGACGCCAGGCGCGCGGCGAAGAACGAGTGGCCGCCCAGGTCGGTAAAGAAATCGGCGTCGCGGCGAATCGGCTGTCCCGGGAACAGACTCGCCAACGCGGCGAATAACACCGTTTCGGCGGCATTTTGCGCGGCATCGGATTCCGAGCTTGCGCCATGGGTATCGACGCTCAATGGCCTGGCCTTGAGGGCTTTGCGATCGATTTTGCCGGAGGTCAGGCGTGGCATGCTTTCGAGCCATTCAAAACGCCCCGGCACCATGTAGGACGGCAGTTGCGTTTGCAGGGCCTTGCGCAGCCCTGCGGTGAGGTTCGCAGGCGGTGCGTCGTCGCACACCAGATAGGCGATCAACTGGTCGATGCCATCTTCATTGCGCAACAGCACGGCCACGGTGCCGACGCCCGGTTGTTGCGCGAGCAGGGCTTCGATTTCCCCCAGCTCGACACGGAAGCCGCGAATTTTCACCTGATCGTCGGCACGGCCCAGGCACTGCACCTGACCGTCAACGTCAATGCGCGCCAGGTCACCGGTGCGGTAAAGGCGAGCATCGTGCAAACCAGTGGCCCAAGGGTTGCCCAGGAATTTTTCCGCTGTCAGGTCCGGGCGCCCCAGATAACCGTCAGCCAAACCGGGGCCGATGATGCACAGCTCACCGGTTTCGCCCCGGGGCAACAGGGTCGGCGCCCGACCGTTGCCGACCTCGGCTTCATTGGCAATCACCAGCAAGCCGTAGTTGGGCAGCGGCGTACCGATGGTGACCGGCCGCCCCGGCGACAATCGCGCCAGACTCGCCGAGACGGTGGCTTCGGTGGGGCCATAGGTGTTGAAGATTTGTCGGCCGGGTTTGCTCCAGCGCTCGACCAGTGATTCGGGGCACATCTCGCCGCCGAGGTTGATCAGGCGCAGCCCCGGTACGTCTTCGCTGAACAGCGCCAGCAGGGTCGGCACGGCGTGCAGCACGCTGATGCGCTGTTGGTTGAGCAGGCGCGGCAAGACTTCCGGGTCGCCACTGGCTTCCTTGGGGCCGATCCACAGCGTGGCGCCCACCAGGTAAGCGATCCAGATTTCCTCGAACGACATGTCGAAGGCCACGGAAAAACCCTGGTAGATCCGGTCGCTGGCGCGGATGCCGAGGATCGCGTTTTCGCTGCGCAAAAAGTGGCAGATGCTGCGCTGCGAAATCAGGATGCCCTTGGGTTTGCCGGTCGAGCCGGAGGTGTAGATCACGTAGGCCGCGTGGTCGGGCAGGGCGCCGCAACGGCGCACCAGCGGCGCGTCGGTCGGCGCCAGCAGCGCTTCGGCGGTCCACAGTGTCAGGCCTGTTTCGCCAAGGGCCGGCGCCAGTGCATCACAGCTCACGATGCCCACGGCGCTGGCGTCTTCCATGCAAATCTGCAGGCGCTCCACGGGCGTGTCCTGATCCAGCGGCAACCACGCCGCGCCGGCCTTGGCGATACCGGCTTGCATCACCAGCAAGTCGAGCCCCCGTGGCAACCACAGGCCGACAATCTGCCCCGGCTGCACCCCGGCCTGAATCAGCTTCGAGGCCACCTCGCCGGCTTGCCGGTCGAGTTCGCCATAGCTGAGCTGGCGCTCGCCGCAGATCAGCGCGATCTGCTCCGGATGGCGACGGGCACTGGCTTCGAGCAAGTCGGCGAGCACTTCCTCGCGCAGCAGTTCAGGTTGAATCGGACCGTACAGCACGTCCGACAACTGTTCGGTCTGACTAGGCTCCAGCAGGGTCACGTTATTCATGGGGGCAGGATTCGCTGTGTTTAAAAAGGGGGAGTGCAGTGCCTGGTCAATCAAGGCGTGAACCCTGTGGGGGCGGGCTTGCTCGCGATAGCGGTGGGTCAGTCAACGTCGATGTTGAATGTGCTGGCCTCATCGCGAGCAAGCTCGCTTCCACGGGGTTTTGCGGTGTTTTGGCCTTAACTGATCGGCACTTTGTGTCTCTAGTATTTCAATCTGTTTCTGTTTCGATACATTCGCCACGGTCCGACGCCGTAAATGCCAAGGCACAAGATCGCGCACAGCTCGCTCAAGGCGAGTGTGTGAGGAAATATGTCAGAGGTGAGCTGTACGGCAGTTGAACGACCGGACAAAGCAGGTAGGAGGGCGACGAACAACCCTGTGGGAGCGCGCTTGCTCCGGGCGGCGTTCCGACGAAAGCGCAGTGTCAGCCAGCCTGGATATCGACTGACACGGCCTCTTCGCGAGCAGGCTTGCTCCCACAGGGAATTGCAGTGTTTGCAGGTTAGTGGTTCGCGCCAGGTCGCCCACTCTGCTCGGCAAACCACTGCATCACCGGCTCGCACGCCGGATGAAACGCCGCCCCCGGTTGCAGGAAAACCGCATACACCCCCCCGGTGTTCAGCGGCCGCCCCAACGGCGCAACGAGCACCCCGCGTTCAATGGATTCTTCGGCCAGCACCCTGTCCGTCATGGCCACACCCAGGCCGCGAGCCGCCGCGTCCAGCGCCAGCTCGTCGAGGTTGAAGGGGATGTGCCGGTACTCGCTCAGCGCTTTGCCGCCATTGGCCGCCAGCCATCGACGCCAGCCTTGCTGGTCCGCCGAGCCATGCAACAGCGCAAAGTGTTGCAGGTCATCGACCGAATCCAGCGTGCCCAACCCCGGCGCGCAGACCGCCACCAGCGCTTCCTCGAACAAGGTCAGGCTCGCCGGATCGCTGGACGGCTCGGGCAGATAAATGATGTACGCATCGCTGTCGCTGGCCGGTTCGACGATTTCGGTGGCGACCGTCTCGATGGACAGGGAAATCTGCGGATGCCGGCGATAGAAGTCGCTCAGCCTGGGCAGCAACCAGCGCACCGCCAGCGACACATGCATGCGGATGCGAAACGGGCGATTTTGAGGCGACAGTCGCTCTTCCAGGGTTTTCAGCTGTTCGAGGATGCTGCGGGCGCTGGCCAACACCTGCTCGCCTTCCGGGGTCAGGTGCACGCTGCGGCTGCTGCGCACAAACAGCGGCACACCGAAATGACTTTCCAGCTGCTGAACCTGTCGACTCACCGCGCTTTGGGTCAGGCACAGCCGTTGCGCCGCCTGGGTGAAGCTGCCCGACTCGGCGACTTCCATCAGTGCCTGCATGGCTTGCAGCGAAGGAACGTGACGAATCTTGTCCATGCGTTTTCCGAATGGCTCGATGAATTTATAACGTTGGTTATATCACCACAGACCCAATAAATTCTAGCGACAGCAAGCCGCCAACAAAGAACCTGCATGCGAAAAGCGCATGTCATTGGGCCGGGCGGAACAGTCGATGAGGTAAGCATGGAAAATGTATGTGGCTGGATTGCGCAAACGGCACAGTCGCCGGCGCGAGATCGCCTGCGGGGCACTCAGCAGGCGGACTGGCTGATCATCGGCGCCGGTATAACCGGCTTATCTGCCGCCCATGCGCTCGCCGCGATGCACCCGCAATCGCGCATCGTGGTCGTTGATCGGCAACGGGCGGCGCAGGGCGCTTCGGCGCGCAATTCCGGTTTTGTGGTGGCCCATGAAAACCCGGTCGGTGACGAGTTGATCGATCGTTCGGGGTTTGCCGACTATCAGGTCGACACGTCGATTTCCCGTGCCGCGAGTGAAGAAGTGCGCACGCTGATTGCCCGTCACCGCATTGACTGCGACTTTCGCGACAGCGGCTACTTTTTCGCCGTCAACGATCCCGACAAGCTCGACCATGTCGAAGCCAAGCTGCAAACACTCAACGCCGTCGGCGCTTCGGCGCAGTTTCTGGAAGGTGAACAACTGAGCCGGAAACTCGGCACCCGTCATTACCAGGCCGGCATCTGGTGCGGCAACGGCAATGGCCTGCTGCAACCGGCCAAGTACGTCAAAGGCCTGCTGGAGGCGCTGCCGGCCAACGTCAAGCTGTATGAAAACACCGACATCACCGGTCTGGAGCGCACGAGCAAAGGGCGCCTGCGTGCCAATGGCTTCGGCGGCAGCATCGAGGCCAAACGCGTGCTGGTGTGCCTCAACGCGTTCGTTGCCCGCAGCGGCATCCCGGACAGCGGCACATTCGCGATGGAACTCAGCGCCAGCCTCACCCGGCCTTTGACCGACGCCGAGTTTCGCGCCATCGGCAGCGTCGAGCCGTGGGGCGTGTTGTCCACCCGGCCGCTTGGCGCCACGGTGCGATTGACCCCGGACCGTCGGGTGATGATTCGCAACACCGCCGAATACCGCACCAAAGACTTGTCCCTCGGCGATCTGGCCGTGCGCCGACAACACCATGCGCTGGGCTTGCAGCGGCGCTTT from the Pseudomonas sp. N3-W genome contains:
- a CDS encoding LysR substrate-binding domain-containing protein is translated as MDKIRHVPSLQAMQALMEVAESGSFTQAAQRLCLTQSAVSRQVQQLESHFGVPLFVRSSRSVHLTPEGEQVLASARSILEQLKTLEERLSPQNRPFRIRMHVSLAVRWLLPRLSDFYRRHPQISLSIETVATEIVEPASDSDAYIIYLPEPSSDPASLTLFEEALVAVCAPGLGTLDSVDDLQHFALLHGSADQQGWRRWLAANGGKALSEYRHIPFNLDELALDAAARGLGVAMTDRVLAEESIERGVLVAPLGRPLNTGGVYAVFLQPGAAFHPACEPVMQWFAEQSGRPGANH
- a CDS encoding FAD-binding oxidoreductase produces the protein MENVCGWIAQTAQSPARDRLRGTQQADWLIIGAGITGLSAAHALAAMHPQSRIVVVDRQRAAQGASARNSGFVVAHENPVGDELIDRSGFADYQVDTSISRAASEEVRTLIARHRIDCDFRDSGYFFAVNDPDKLDHVEAKLQTLNAVGASAQFLEGEQLSRKLGTRHYQAGIWCGNGNGLLQPAKYVKGLLEALPANVKLYENTDITGLERTSKGRLRANGFGGSIEAKRVLVCLNAFVARSGIPDSGTFAMELSASLTRPLTDAEFRAIGSVEPWGVLSTRPLGATVRLTPDRRVMIRNTAEYRTKDLSLGDLAVRRQHHALGLQRRFPGLTEADIRYTWTGHLSASRSGQPYFSQVEQGLFAVAGCNGSGVARGSLWGRLLAELASGSSSPLLDAVMERAQPGWLPPRPFFDIGARIRMQLEAVRARTEI
- a CDS encoding Pls/PosA family non-ribosomal peptide synthetase; protein product: MNNVTLLEPSQTEQLSDVLYGPIQPELLREEVLADLLEASARRHPEQIALICGERQLSYGELDRQAGEVASKLIQAGVQPGQIVGLWLPRGLDLLVMQAGIAKAGAAWLPLDQDTPVERLQICMEDASAVGIVSCDALAPALGETGLTLWTAEALLAPTDAPLVRRCGALPDHAAYVIYTSGSTGKPKGILISQRSICHFLRSENAILGIRASDRIYQGFSVAFDMSFEEIWIAYLVGATLWIGPKEASGDPEVLPRLLNQQRISVLHAVPTLLALFSEDVPGLRLINLGGEMCPESLVERWSKPGRQIFNTYGPTEATVSASLARLSPGRPVTIGTPLPNYGLLVIANEAEVGNGRAPTLLPRGETGELCIIGPGLADGYLGRPDLTAEKFLGNPWATGLHDARLYRTGDLARIDVDGQVQCLGRADDQVKIRGFRVELGEIEALLAQQPGVGTVAVLLRNEDGIDQLIAYLVCDDAPPANLTAGLRKALQTQLPSYMVPGRFEWLESMPRLTSGKIDRKALKARPLSVDTHGASSESDAAQNAAETVLFAALASLFPGQPIRRDADFFTDLGGHSFFAARLASALRADPRFTHITVRDIYQQRRIGAIAVVLAQTPEAAEAPVQWTPPSAWRRWRCGLAQAVALPVMVGLRMTQWLAPFFTYHYLTGAPGDSVPVATVASIAVFLLATVLQFAIALAGKWLIAGRLKPGVYPLWGLTYFRWWAADRMVESAPVYLLSGSSLYPLWLRALGAKIGQEVIIGAAVVRAPDLLEIGHGVSVGNGVSFENARVERGQLHLGQITLQGNACVGSYVIMEGNTSVGHFAHLEGQSALADGHSVPAGHIWQGSPARDTGTFDIQNQPARPVVSARRLLAEKLYFVFGILLIATLFFIPVFPTFFLLDWFDSQQILSGLQGDSVALQLARYFVLAFPASAVLIVVTALACAALRWIALPRLKPGHYPVHSNTYCAKWLVSHIQEASLNVLSGIYATVYAPFWYRLLGARVGRDAEISTAQGVIPDMLTLGDETFIADAVMLGDERIDGGWMSLQPTVVSHRSFVGNGSYIPDGTVLPENVLIGVHSSVPLNSEMADGDTWLGSPPINLPAREQVSGYPESLTFRPSPLRRLARGLIEGVRIVTPHATVIAVGYTVMLDLMPMATEDRWGAVLGYLALIGLAYSLGNFLFVVALKWLVMGRYRKRADPMWTPFVWLSEGITSLYEGMAAPNFLRYLRGTPWLPLAFNLLGCKIGRGVYMDTTDITEFDCVTIGADSELNAGACPQTHLFEDRVMKIDQVMIGERVYMGPRSSVLYSAVVGNDAHLGPLTLVMKGEHIPPASRWAGCPAAPGRA